In a single window of the Manis pentadactyla isolate mManPen7 chromosome 15 unlocalized genomic scaffold, mManPen7.hap1 SUPER_15_unloc_1, whole genome shotgun sequence genome:
- the LOC118920163 gene encoding zinc finger protein 256-like isoform X1 has product MAAAALSGPAQGSVTFDDVAVYFSWEEWRLLDGAQRHLYHHVMLENFGLISSLGCCCRAEDAEAHFEQSICVQQSKARIPKAAPSSRKTHPCEMCGPVLRDIFHLAESQRTQYSRKLLRCGACAKQFYFSANFQCHQEQQMKEKTFRDNEERSFPVKSCGFPVSGRLFTSREVAKDFLASLGHLQQQASDSGEKPNEITQGGASLQNRKSQYIWGECTKTSPTDTRVQGQDIPTGRQYFVCSECGKIFRDKSSFIVHHRVHTGKRHQEYGECGTSLRQSLTLSQHENIYTGPRQYKCSKCGKSLSRNSVLIHTQKWHNGENSYVCSECEKFLSYSSVLIPHQRVQTRERPYKCSDCAKSFTSISALHYHQRSHTGERPYRCNDCGKSFISRSDLRYHQRVHSGERPHECNECGKSFITRTALRYHQRVHTGERPHQCSECGKSFTRRNNLIIHLRAHSGERPYKCSECGKSFSFSSSLRYHHRIHNGERPYECTECGKSFNNRWTLIRHRRIHSGEKPYVCSKCGKSFTCSSNLQYHQRCHLGERPYECSECERSFTTSSALRYHQRIHTGERPYECTECGKCFISRSDFHYHQRVHSGERPYVCTACGKSFIRKNNLMLHQRVHTGERPYKCSECGKCFNNRWTVIQHQRIHTGEKPYMCSECGKSFTCSSTLCYHQRVHAGKRPYECSECRKSFTSSSTLRYHQRVHTGERPYECSECGKSFSFSASLRYHHRVHSGERPYECSECGKSFKDRSQFNKHQRAHSGERPYQCNECGKSFSQKSSLSIHQRIHNTDRSYECNTCGKSFTSVSGLDYHRRVHRGEKPYHCSECGKSFTNSSILVRHQRVHTGERPYVCSECGKSFTSSATLSYHQRVHAGKRPYECSECGKSFTSSSTLRYHQRVHTGDRPYECAECRKSFISSSKLRYHQRVHTGERPYECSECGKSFRDSSQFSQHRRGHSGERPYVCKECGKYFMRKSTLSQHQRIHTTEKL; this is encoded by the exons GGCAGTGTGACCTTTGATGACGTGGCCGTGTACTTCTCCTGGGAGGAATGGAGGCTCCTTGATGGCGCCCAGAGACACCTGTACCACCATGTGATGCTGGAGAACTTTGGACTTATATCCTCACTGG GTTGCTGCTGTAGAGCAGAGGATGCAGAGGCACACTTTGAACAGAGTATTTGTGTACAACAGTCAAAGGCCAGGATTCCCAAAGCAGCTCCATCTTCCCGGAAGACCCACCCCTGTGAGATGTGTGGTCCCGTCTTGAGAGACATTTTCCACTTGGCTGAGAGCCAGAGAACTCAATACAGTCGGAAATTGTTGAGGTGTGGAGCATGTGCAAAGCAATTTTATTTCAGTGCAAACTTCCAGTGCCATCAGGAGCagcaaatgaaagagaaaaccTTCAGAGACAATGAGGAAAGGTCCTTTCCTGTGAAGAGCTGTGGATTCCCTGTGTCAGGAAGGCTCTTTACCAGCAGGGAGGTAGCAAAAGATTTCCTAGCCAGCTTGGGACATCTGCAGCAACAGGCCAGTGATTCCGGAGAGAAGCCAAATGAAATCACCCAGGGTGGGGCTTCTTTACAGAACAGAAAAAGTCAATACATCTGGGGAGAATGCACGAAAACAAGTCCCACAGATACACGTGTTCAAGGCCAGGATATCCCCACTGGAAGACAGTATTTTGTttgcagtgaatgtgggaaaaTATTCAGGGACAAATCCTCTTTCATTGTGCACCACAGAGTGCACACTGGAAAACGCCATCAAGAGTATGGTGAGTGTGGAACATCCCTTAGGCAGAGCTTAACCCTCAGTcaacatgaaaatatttatacTGGGCCCAGGCAATACAAATGCAGCAAATGTGGGAAATCCTTAAGCCGAAACTCTGTCCTCATTCATACCCAGAAATGGCACAATGGAGAAAACAGTTATGTGTGCAGTGAATGTGAGAAATTTCTTAGCTATAGCTCAGTGTTAATTCCACACCAGAGGGTTCAAACTAGAGAAAGGCCTTATAAGTGTAGTGACTGTGCAAAATCTTTCACCTCTATTTCAGCCCTCCATTATCATCAAAGATCTCACACAGGAGAAAGGCCTTATAGGTGCAATGATTGTGGGAAGTCTTTTATCTCTAGGTCTGACCTTCGTTATCATCAGCGAGTTCATTCTGGAGAAAGGCCTCATGAGTGCAACGAATGTGGGAAATCATTTATCACTCGTACTGCTCTCCGTTACCACCAAcgagttcacactggagaaaggcctcACCAGTGCAGTGAGTGTGGTAAATCTTTTACCCGAAGAAATAACCTCATTATACACCTAAGAGCTCACTCAGGAGAAAGGCCTTATAAGTGCTCTGAGTGTGGTAAATCTTTTTCCTTTAGCTCCAGCCTCCGTTATCATCACAGGATTCACAatggagaaaggccttatgagtgtACTGAATGTGGGAAGTCTTTTAATAACAGATGGACACTCATTCGACACCGGAGAATTCACTCAGGAGAAAAGCCTTATGTATGCAGTAAATGTGGGAAATCCTTTACCTGTAGCTCCAACTTACAGTATCATCAGCGATGTCACCTTGGAGAAAGGCCGTatgagtgcagtgaatgtgaGAGATCTTTTACCACTAGCTCTGCCCTACGTTATCATCAGAGGATTCACACAGGAGAAAGGCCCTATGAGTGTACTGAATGTGGCAAGTGTTTTATTTCCAGGTCTGACTTCCATTACCATCAGAGGGTTCATtctggagaaaggccttatgtATGCACTGCATGTGGGAAATCATTTATCCGAAAAAATAACCTCATGTTACACCAGAGAGTTCACACAGGAGAAAGGCCTTACAAATGTAGTGAATGTGGGAAATGTTTCAATAATAGGTGGACAGTCATTCAACACCAGAGAATTCACACAGGAGAAAAGCCTTAtatgtgcagtgaatgtgggaaatcttTCACATGTAGCTCCACCCTCTGTTATCATCAGAGAGTTCATGCAGGAAAAAGGCCTTATGAGTGTAGTGAATGTAGGAAATCTTTCACATCTAGTTCCACTCTCCGTTATCATCAGAGAGTTCACACAggagaaaggccttatgagtgtagtgaatgtgggaaatcttTTAGTTTTAGTGCCAGCCTTCGTTATCATCACAGAGTACATAgtggagaaaggccttatgagtgcagtgaatgtgggaaatcttTTAAGGATCGATCACAATTCAATAAACATCAGAGAGCTCACAGTGGAGAAAGGCCTTATCAATGCAACGAATGTGGGAAATCCTTTAGCCAAAAATCATCCCTCTCAATACACCAGAGAATTCATAATACAGATAGATCTTATGAGTGTAATACATGTGGGAAATCCTTTACCTCTGTCTCTGGACTTGATTATCATCGGAGAGTTCACCGGGGAGAAAAGCCTTATCAttgcagtgaatgtgggaaatcttTTACCAATAGCTCCATTCTAGTTCGACATCAGAGAGTGCACACAGGGGAACGACCTTATGTGTGCAGTGAGTGTGGAAAATCTTTTACCAGTAGTGCTACCCTCTCTTATCATCAGAGAGTTCATGCAGGGAAAAGACCTTAtgagtgcagtgaatgtgggaaatcttTTACCTCCAGTTCTACCCTTCGTTATCATCAGAGAGTTCACACAGGAGATAGGCCTTATGAGTGTGCTGAATGTAGGAAATCTTTTATATCTAGCTCCAAACTCCGTTACCACCAgagagttcacactggagaaaggccttatgagtgcagtgaatgtgggaaatccttTAGAGATAGTTCCCAATTCAGTCAACACCGGAGAGGTCACAGTGGAGAAAGGCCATATGTGTGCAAAGAATGTGGGAAATATTTTATGCGAAAATCTACTCTCTCTCAACATCAAAGAATTCACACTACAGAAAAGCTATAG
- the LOC118920163 gene encoding zinc finger protein 420-like isoform X2 — protein sequence MLENFGLISSLGCCCRAEDAEAHFEQSICVQQSKARIPKAAPSSRKTHPCEMCGPVLRDIFHLAESQRTQYSRKLLRCGACAKQFYFSANFQCHQEQQMKEKTFRDNEERSFPVKSCGFPVSGRLFTSREVAKDFLASLGHLQQQASDSGEKPNEITQGGASLQNRKSQYIWGECTKTSPTDTRVQGQDIPTGRQYFVCSECGKIFRDKSSFIVHHRVHTGKRHQEYGECGTSLRQSLTLSQHENIYTGPRQYKCSKCGKSLSRNSVLIHTQKWHNGENSYVCSECEKFLSYSSVLIPHQRVQTRERPYKCSDCAKSFTSISALHYHQRSHTGERPYRCNDCGKSFISRSDLRYHQRVHSGERPHECNECGKSFITRTALRYHQRVHTGERPHQCSECGKSFTRRNNLIIHLRAHSGERPYKCSECGKSFSFSSSLRYHHRIHNGERPYECTECGKSFNNRWTLIRHRRIHSGEKPYVCSKCGKSFTCSSNLQYHQRCHLGERPYECSECERSFTTSSALRYHQRIHTGERPYECTECGKCFISRSDFHYHQRVHSGERPYVCTACGKSFIRKNNLMLHQRVHTGERPYKCSECGKCFNNRWTVIQHQRIHTGEKPYMCSECGKSFTCSSTLCYHQRVHAGKRPYECSECRKSFTSSSTLRYHQRVHTGERPYECSECGKSFSFSASLRYHHRVHSGERPYECSECGKSFKDRSQFNKHQRAHSGERPYQCNECGKSFSQKSSLSIHQRIHNTDRSYECNTCGKSFTSVSGLDYHRRVHRGEKPYHCSECGKSFTNSSILVRHQRVHTGERPYVCSECGKSFTSSATLSYHQRVHAGKRPYECSECGKSFTSSSTLRYHQRVHTGDRPYECAECRKSFISSSKLRYHQRVHTGERPYECSECGKSFRDSSQFSQHRRGHSGERPYVCKECGKYFMRKSTLSQHQRIHTTEKL from the exons ATGCTGGAGAACTTTGGACTTATATCCTCACTGG GTTGCTGCTGTAGAGCAGAGGATGCAGAGGCACACTTTGAACAGAGTATTTGTGTACAACAGTCAAAGGCCAGGATTCCCAAAGCAGCTCCATCTTCCCGGAAGACCCACCCCTGTGAGATGTGTGGTCCCGTCTTGAGAGACATTTTCCACTTGGCTGAGAGCCAGAGAACTCAATACAGTCGGAAATTGTTGAGGTGTGGAGCATGTGCAAAGCAATTTTATTTCAGTGCAAACTTCCAGTGCCATCAGGAGCagcaaatgaaagagaaaaccTTCAGAGACAATGAGGAAAGGTCCTTTCCTGTGAAGAGCTGTGGATTCCCTGTGTCAGGAAGGCTCTTTACCAGCAGGGAGGTAGCAAAAGATTTCCTAGCCAGCTTGGGACATCTGCAGCAACAGGCCAGTGATTCCGGAGAGAAGCCAAATGAAATCACCCAGGGTGGGGCTTCTTTACAGAACAGAAAAAGTCAATACATCTGGGGAGAATGCACGAAAACAAGTCCCACAGATACACGTGTTCAAGGCCAGGATATCCCCACTGGAAGACAGTATTTTGTttgcagtgaatgtgggaaaaTATTCAGGGACAAATCCTCTTTCATTGTGCACCACAGAGTGCACACTGGAAAACGCCATCAAGAGTATGGTGAGTGTGGAACATCCCTTAGGCAGAGCTTAACCCTCAGTcaacatgaaaatatttatacTGGGCCCAGGCAATACAAATGCAGCAAATGTGGGAAATCCTTAAGCCGAAACTCTGTCCTCATTCATACCCAGAAATGGCACAATGGAGAAAACAGTTATGTGTGCAGTGAATGTGAGAAATTTCTTAGCTATAGCTCAGTGTTAATTCCACACCAGAGGGTTCAAACTAGAGAAAGGCCTTATAAGTGTAGTGACTGTGCAAAATCTTTCACCTCTATTTCAGCCCTCCATTATCATCAAAGATCTCACACAGGAGAAAGGCCTTATAGGTGCAATGATTGTGGGAAGTCTTTTATCTCTAGGTCTGACCTTCGTTATCATCAGCGAGTTCATTCTGGAGAAAGGCCTCATGAGTGCAACGAATGTGGGAAATCATTTATCACTCGTACTGCTCTCCGTTACCACCAAcgagttcacactggagaaaggcctcACCAGTGCAGTGAGTGTGGTAAATCTTTTACCCGAAGAAATAACCTCATTATACACCTAAGAGCTCACTCAGGAGAAAGGCCTTATAAGTGCTCTGAGTGTGGTAAATCTTTTTCCTTTAGCTCCAGCCTCCGTTATCATCACAGGATTCACAatggagaaaggccttatgagtgtACTGAATGTGGGAAGTCTTTTAATAACAGATGGACACTCATTCGACACCGGAGAATTCACTCAGGAGAAAAGCCTTATGTATGCAGTAAATGTGGGAAATCCTTTACCTGTAGCTCCAACTTACAGTATCATCAGCGATGTCACCTTGGAGAAAGGCCGTatgagtgcagtgaatgtgaGAGATCTTTTACCACTAGCTCTGCCCTACGTTATCATCAGAGGATTCACACAGGAGAAAGGCCCTATGAGTGTACTGAATGTGGCAAGTGTTTTATTTCCAGGTCTGACTTCCATTACCATCAGAGGGTTCATtctggagaaaggccttatgtATGCACTGCATGTGGGAAATCATTTATCCGAAAAAATAACCTCATGTTACACCAGAGAGTTCACACAGGAGAAAGGCCTTACAAATGTAGTGAATGTGGGAAATGTTTCAATAATAGGTGGACAGTCATTCAACACCAGAGAATTCACACAGGAGAAAAGCCTTAtatgtgcagtgaatgtgggaaatcttTCACATGTAGCTCCACCCTCTGTTATCATCAGAGAGTTCATGCAGGAAAAAGGCCTTATGAGTGTAGTGAATGTAGGAAATCTTTCACATCTAGTTCCACTCTCCGTTATCATCAGAGAGTTCACACAggagaaaggccttatgagtgtagtgaatgtgggaaatcttTTAGTTTTAGTGCCAGCCTTCGTTATCATCACAGAGTACATAgtggagaaaggccttatgagtgcagtgaatgtgggaaatcttTTAAGGATCGATCACAATTCAATAAACATCAGAGAGCTCACAGTGGAGAAAGGCCTTATCAATGCAACGAATGTGGGAAATCCTTTAGCCAAAAATCATCCCTCTCAATACACCAGAGAATTCATAATACAGATAGATCTTATGAGTGTAATACATGTGGGAAATCCTTTACCTCTGTCTCTGGACTTGATTATCATCGGAGAGTTCACCGGGGAGAAAAGCCTTATCAttgcagtgaatgtgggaaatcttTTACCAATAGCTCCATTCTAGTTCGACATCAGAGAGTGCACACAGGGGAACGACCTTATGTGTGCAGTGAGTGTGGAAAATCTTTTACCAGTAGTGCTACCCTCTCTTATCATCAGAGAGTTCATGCAGGGAAAAGACCTTAtgagtgcagtgaatgtgggaaatcttTTACCTCCAGTTCTACCCTTCGTTATCATCAGAGAGTTCACACAGGAGATAGGCCTTATGAGTGTGCTGAATGTAGGAAATCTTTTATATCTAGCTCCAAACTCCGTTACCACCAgagagttcacactggagaaaggccttatgagtgcagtgaatgtgggaaatccttTAGAGATAGTTCCCAATTCAGTCAACACCGGAGAGGTCACAGTGGAGAAAGGCCATATGTGTGCAAAGAATGTGGGAAATATTTTATGCGAAAATCTACTCTCTCTCAACATCAAAGAATTCACACTACAGAAAAGCTATAG